In Pseudarthrobacter sp. ATCC 49987, the following proteins share a genomic window:
- a CDS encoding DUF4352 domain-containing protein: MSHENSEQPFAGANAAPQSRPFFKKKRILIPAGVLVLGIALGSCSGGTTKASDVSPAAAPASTAAVASPAVTAAPAVAAPAPAPTVPAGPSIGAPFSVKMGNGDIAKITIVSAVRTDAVSTTAFATAAKNGSYLLLDVLWETESGRTSSNPFYFSAKDADGRKADLSLFADNQLGSGDVLPGDKTRGFIAFDIAPGASTVMISTPLMQEAARIQIPG; the protein is encoded by the coding sequence ATGTCCCACGAGAATTCCGAACAGCCCTTTGCAGGCGCGAATGCTGCGCCCCAGTCCCGTCCGTTCTTCAAGAAGAAGCGGATCCTCATCCCGGCAGGCGTCCTGGTGCTCGGCATCGCCCTTGGCTCCTGCTCCGGTGGCACCACCAAGGCCAGTGATGTCAGCCCCGCCGCGGCGCCGGCCTCGACTGCCGCGGTAGCCTCCCCGGCCGTTACTGCTGCTCCGGCAGTTGCCGCTCCGGCGCCGGCACCGACAGTTCCTGCCGGCCCGTCGATTGGTGCACCGTTCAGCGTCAAGATGGGCAACGGCGACATCGCGAAGATCACGATCGTCTCTGCCGTGCGGACGGACGCTGTTTCCACGACGGCATTCGCCACCGCGGCGAAGAACGGCAGCTACTTGCTGCTGGACGTCCTCTGGGAAACAGAATCGGGTAGGACCAGCTCCAACCCGTTCTACTTCTCGGCCAAGGACGCTGATGGGCGCAAAGCCGATCTGAGCCTCTTCGCGGACAACCAGCTTGGCTCCGGCGACGTTCTGCCGGGTGACAAGACTCGCGGATTCATTGCTTTCGATATTGCACCGGGTGCTTCGACCGTGATGATCTCCACCCCGCTGATGCAGGAAGCCGCACGGATCCAGATCCCCGGGTAA